ATGCGTGGGGAATTGTTAGAAATGAATTGATTGCTAGAGCTAAAATTATATTAAATATTCATTTTTACTTATCAGGAATTCTTGAAACACCTCGCGTGTCTTATGCAGTCGCAAATAAGAAATTTATTATTTCCGAAAATAGTAATCCAGAAGATGAGGTAGAGTGGCCAGGAATTGTATTTACTCCGTACGAAAAAATAATTGAAAACGTAATGAAATATATAGAATTACCAGAAGAACGGAAAAAATTAGCGGAAAAAGCATATAATCATTTTGAAGCAAATGAAAGTTTAGGTACGTTGAGTCTGAGAGATGAAACAAAGTAATTGTACGAAACTCATACGAAAGTATGAGTTCTTTTTTGTTTATCATACTATTTTATGAAGCAAGTTAACTCTTTATATTGTGTTTTGTATAGAAATTTCTGATAATATATAAGTAGAACTTGAAAACAAAGGGGAGAAATAATCATGAAACTAGTCGTTATTAACGGTACACCAAGAAAATTTGGTAGAACTCGCGTGGTGGCGAAATATATTGCGGATCAATTTGAAGGGGAATTATATGATTTAGCAATTGAGGATTTACCTTTATACAATGGAGAAGAGTCACAACGTGATTTAGAGGCAGTAAAAAAATTAAAAACGTTAGTGAAAGCTGCGGATGGGGTTGTATTATGTACACCAGAATATCATAATGCGATGAGCGGTGCGCTGAAAAACTCTTTAGATTACTTAAGTAGTAGTGAATTTATTCATAAACCAGTTGCGTTGTTAGCGGTTGCTGGTGGCGGTAAAGGTGGAATAAATGCATTAAACAGCATGCGAACGGTCGCTAGAGGTGTTTATGCAAATGCAATTCCAAAACAAGTTGTGCTTGATGGATTACATGTGCAAGATGGTGAACTTGGGGAAGATGCAAAACCATTAATTCATGATGTAGTTAAAGAATTGAAAGCATATATGAGCGTATATAAAGAGGTGAAAAAACAACTAGGAGTGGAGTGATATGTCCTCACTTTATCATGATTCTCGCTTGTATTACATTCTAGGAGCCAATAGTCTATCTGCTATTGGTTCCGGGATTGTTATGATAACGATTCCTTGGCTGTTAATTAAAGAGAGTGGAGGAGAGACAACATTTGGTTATGTTTCTATCATTGCAACCCTCATTATGTTTTTATTAACACCATTCATTGGGCAAAGTATTGATCGTTTTTCAAGAAAATCTTTATTGCTATGTAACGAAGGAATCGGAATAGCCGTAATCGGAATAATGGTTATATGGGGATTTGCTGGGCAACCTTATCATTCTATTCACTATATTCTTATTTATATAGCCGGATCATTCTACTATTTATTATTTTATCCTACAATATTTGCGTTCAACCAAGAGATATTTCAAGCAGAACATTATAAAAGTTTAAGTGGAACGATGGAAATACAAGGACAGTTAACACAAGTTATTTCTGGAGCGGCCGCGAGCTTCTTAATTGAAATTGTATCTTTGAAGTGGATTTTGTTAGTAGACATGTTAACTTTTGCTGGAGCATTTTTTCTTTTCTTATGTATACCGTACGTAAAGAAAAAAGAAGTGAAAAGAAAAATAACATTTAAGAAGCAATTGTTTGAAGGAATTCACTTTATGAAAAAATGTCCTAAGCTCTTTTGGTTCTTACTGGCCACTTATATGCCGTTTATAGGTGTCATGATGGCAAATTATTTAATACCAGTGTATATTTCGGATATACTAAAAGCCAATGCCTCTGTATACGCAATAGAGGGCACGATGTACGGTGTCGGAGCGGTTGTTGCAGGGATCTGTATTCCACTCATAATGAAATATATCAAAACAGAAGTTTCAATCGTTATGACGATGTTCATTTATGTAATTTCAATTACTGCAATGAGTATTGAACCTTCTGTATTGTTTTTATATGGACTAGCGATTTTTCATGCAATTGGAAATGCGGGTACAAGAGTGGCGAGAAATGTATTGATGATGGAGGAAATTCCAAATGAAGTAATGGGACGTGTAGACAGCTTATTTCGCCTAATTGGTACTGGAATACGAATTGTATTATTAATGTTGTTTACAGCGGGTGTATCTAAAGCCGGAGTAATGCTTCCATTTTACGTATTAAGCTGCATATTGATCTTCTCATTAGGAATAGCTATTTATTATGTACTATCACAACGTAAAGTAGCGGCGAATGTTTCTAATAAATCAATCGTTTAAAAAAACACTTCTGCCTCCCTTTCTTTTTTTATATAATAAAAAGAAAGGGAGTGCAAACTTATTTATGAACAAATGGATCTTTCTTATAATTTTAT
This genomic interval from Bacillus thuringiensis contains the following:
- a CDS encoding NADPH-dependent FMN reductase — encoded protein: MKLVVINGTPRKFGRTRVVAKYIADQFEGELYDLAIEDLPLYNGEESQRDLEAVKKLKTLVKAADGVVLCTPEYHNAMSGALKNSLDYLSSSEFIHKPVALLAVAGGGKGGINALNSMRTVARGVYANAIPKQVVLDGLHVQDGELGEDAKPLIHDVVKELKAYMSVYKEVKKQLGVE
- a CDS encoding MFS transporter, with the translated sequence MSSLYHDSRLYYILGANSLSAIGSGIVMITIPWLLIKESGGETTFGYVSIIATLIMFLLTPFIGQSIDRFSRKSLLLCNEGIGIAVIGIMVIWGFAGQPYHSIHYILIYIAGSFYYLLFYPTIFAFNQEIFQAEHYKSLSGTMEIQGQLTQVISGAAASFLIEIVSLKWILLVDMLTFAGAFFLFLCIPYVKKKEVKRKITFKKQLFEGIHFMKKCPKLFWFLLATYMPFIGVMMANYLIPVYISDILKANASVYAIEGTMYGVGAVVAGICIPLIMKYIKTEVSIVMTMFIYVISITAMSIEPSVLFLYGLAIFHAIGNAGTRVARNVLMMEEIPNEVMGRVDSLFRLIGTGIRIVLLMLFTAGVSKAGVMLPFYVLSCILIFSLGIAIYYVLSQRKVAANVSNKSIV